The following proteins are encoded in a genomic region of Candidatus Kryptoniota bacterium:
- the hprK gene encoding HPr(Ser) kinase/phosphatase yields the protein MASRIWDTKEIRRKDITIGEFYKSSREKTKLQPINGDIGFAKLITDKNVHRPGLALAGYVDLFTFSRVQIFGNTEVRYLSSLKLEDRRRALETILQFNIPTIIFSNSNEIEQELVDLITAHGISVFTSPLETTRLVYFLGEFLDEVFAPNTVIHGSLVDVYGIGVLFVGKSGIGKSEIALDLVERGHRLVADDAVGVFRKGEDLLIGKSSRIAQHFMEVRGLGVIDVRNIFGIRAVRKQKRIEVVVELEEWDSAEDYTRTGLDHDFISILGVEIPVIKLPILPGKNITVIAEVIALNHLLRSYNYDAAEVFNQKIQEAIKKKKKESTEASRYFERDFE from the coding sequence ATGGCATCAAGAATCTGGGATACGAAGGAAATTCGGCGAAAAGACATTACCATAGGTGAATTCTATAAGTCTTCGCGTGAAAAAACCAAACTCCAGCCGATAAACGGCGATATCGGTTTCGCGAAGCTCATCACTGACAAGAACGTCCATCGCCCCGGCCTCGCACTCGCCGGATATGTAGATCTGTTCACATTCAGCCGGGTGCAAATCTTCGGCAATACCGAGGTGCGCTACCTCAGCTCACTCAAACTCGAGGACCGCCGCCGCGCCCTCGAAACAATTTTGCAGTTCAACATCCCGACGATCATCTTTTCTAACAGCAACGAGATCGAGCAGGAGCTCGTCGATCTTATTACTGCTCATGGCATCTCAGTATTCACCAGCCCGCTCGAAACCACACGCCTTGTGTATTTCCTTGGCGAATTCCTTGATGAGGTCTTCGCGCCGAACACTGTGATCCACGGCTCGCTCGTGGACGTCTACGGCATCGGAGTCCTTTTTGTCGGCAAGAGCGGAATCGGTAAGAGCGAAATCGCCCTCGACCTGGTCGAGCGCGGACACAGGCTCGTAGCCGATGACGCGGTGGGAGTTTTCAGAAAAGGAGAAGACCTCCTCATAGGCAAGAGCTCACGCATCGCCCAGCATTTCATGGAAGTCAGGGGACTAGGCGTCATTGACGTCAGGAACATTTTCGGTATCCGCGCTGTGCGCAAACAGAAGAGAATAGAAGTTGTTGTCGAGCTCGAAGAATGGGATTCCGCAGAAGATTATACACGCACGGGACTCGACCACGATTTCATATCGATCCTCGGCGTCGAGATTCCTGTCATAAAGCTCCCCATATTGCCCGGAAAGAACATTACCGTTATCGCGGAAGTAATCGCGTTGAATCATCTCCTCCGCTCGTATAACTATGACGCGGCGGAAGTATTCAACCAAAAAATCCAGGAAGCGATAAAGAAAAAGAAAAAAGAAAGTACCGAAGCGAGCAGGTATTTTGAAAGAGATTTTGAGTAG
- a CDS encoding SDR family NAD(P)-dependent oxidoreductase: MKKSSITKPHHDLTQLSSDENTLSGKIAIVTGGSRGIGKFIAKRLAREGVSIVIAGRTPADLKVTQEEIAGDGGRVIAVQTDVSNEKSVHRLLSKTLTEFGTIDILINNAGQFLEKPITEMSVEEWSNVIGTNLTGPFLLSRAVLPEMKEKMDGTIVMLSSTSGKRAMANSAAYAASKFGIEGFSEALVREVRDYNIRVIVVTPSSVDSSERESRQILKGGKGARLRAEDVAEIVVDTIKLPPRALVREVELWATNP, from the coding sequence ATGAAGAAGAGCAGTATTACCAAACCGCACCATGACTTGACCCAGCTTTCCAGTGACGAGAATACCCTGAGCGGCAAGATAGCGATAGTCACAGGCGGATCGAGAGGGATCGGCAAGTTCATCGCAAAGCGGCTTGCACGGGAAGGCGTTTCGATCGTTATTGCGGGCCGGACCCCCGCCGACCTCAAAGTGACTCAGGAAGAAATCGCCGGCGACGGCGGACGCGTTATCGCTGTCCAGACTGATGTTTCAAACGAAAAGAGCGTTCACCGGCTCCTATCGAAAACGCTCACCGAATTCGGAACGATAGACATACTTATAAACAACGCCGGCCAGTTCCTCGAGAAACCGATAACGGAAATGTCGGTCGAAGAGTGGAGCAACGTGATTGGCACAAATCTCACGGGCCCGTTCCTTCTTTCACGCGCCGTTTTACCGGAAATGAAGGAAAAAATGGACGGCACCATCGTGATGCTCTCATCCACATCGGGAAAACGTGCCATGGCGAATTCAGCGGCATACGCCGCCTCGAAATTCGGGATAGAAGGATTCTCCGAAGCGCTGGTTAGAGAGGTCAGAGATTACAACATCCGCGTCATAGTCGTTACTCCGAGCTCTGTCGACTCGAGCGAAAGGGAATCGCGCCAGATCCTGAAAGGTGGGAAGGGTGCGCGGCTGCGTGCGGAAGACGTGGCGGAAATCGTCGTCGATACGATAAAGCTCCCCCCGCGGGCGCTCGTGCGTGAGGTTGAGCTGTGGGCGACGAATCCCTGA
- a CDS encoding radical SAM protein, which yields MFVPSYIELYQSGELARRAEILDDMLASCSICPLDCKVNRKEGEISRCYSKYLPIVSAYCPHFGEEPPLVGTHGAGNIFFGNCNLRCVYCQNYQISQNYKIELKNEIAFERLAEIMLELQGKGCHNIGLVSPTHFVPQIVKALNIAVGKGLNIPLIYNTNAYDSVDVLRLLDGIIDIYLPDLKYSDEAMGYAYSKVKEYPQHAKLALKEMHRQVGSELVIDDHGLLKRGLLIRHLVLPNDIANSEDTFKWIAEELGNNTAISLMSQYYPTNKAESIMLLSRHIRESEYDKVLELMEKYGLENGWMQNFESRDYYKPDFTDRIEPFKR from the coding sequence ATGTTTGTACCATCATATATAGAGCTATACCAATCCGGCGAGCTAGCTCGACGGGCCGAAATACTCGACGATATGCTTGCGAGTTGCAGCATCTGTCCGCTCGATTGTAAGGTGAACCGCAAAGAAGGCGAAATCTCGAGATGCTACTCGAAGTATCTCCCGATCGTGAGCGCGTATTGCCCGCACTTTGGCGAGGAGCCGCCGCTTGTCGGCACGCATGGAGCCGGGAATATATTTTTCGGCAACTGCAACTTGCGCTGCGTCTATTGCCAGAACTACCAGATAAGCCAGAACTACAAGATTGAATTGAAAAATGAAATCGCGTTCGAGCGGCTGGCGGAAATTATGCTTGAGCTCCAGGGAAAAGGTTGTCATAATATCGGCCTTGTCTCGCCGACGCATTTCGTTCCGCAGATTGTGAAAGCTTTGAATATCGCGGTTGGAAAAGGGTTGAACATTCCACTGATATATAACACCAATGCCTACGACTCTGTCGATGTCCTCCGGCTTCTCGACGGGATAATAGACATATATCTTCCCGATCTGAAGTACAGCGACGAGGCGATGGGATATGCTTACTCGAAAGTGAAGGAGTACCCGCAACACGCCAAGCTCGCCTTGAAAGAGATGCACAGACAGGTGGGGAGCGAGTTGGTAATCGACGATCATGGATTGTTGAAGCGAGGACTATTGATCAGGCATCTTGTCCTTCCGAACGATATCGCAAACAGCGAGGACACGTTCAAATGGATTGCGGAAGAGTTGGGAAACAACACCGCGATATCGCTGATGTCGCAGTATTATCCGACGAATAAAGCCGAGTCGATAATGCTCCTGAGCAGGCATATAAGGGAATCGGAATACGACAAGGTGCTGGAACTAATGGAGAAATACGGATTGGAAAACGGATGGATGCAGAATTTCGAGAGTCGGGATTATTACAAACCCGACTTCACGGATCGCATAGAGCCGTTCAAGCGCTGA
- a CDS encoding uracil-DNA glycosylase — protein sequence MKVARFRDSDYWGKPVTGFGDPEARVLIVGLAPAAHGANRTGRMFTGDRSGEWLYGTLHKFGYANQPTSSSKDDGLRLKNCYITAVVRCAPPDNKPSKVELQNCRPYLLNELTIFKNLRVVVALGKIAFDMTVNSLEELGVKSFERRPKFGHGAQFRIDEKMTLIASYHPSQQNTFTGKLTRKMFEDIFRTVTKLLDT from the coding sequence GTGAAAGTCGCGAGATTCAGAGATTCGGATTACTGGGGAAAGCCTGTAACCGGATTCGGCGATCCTGAAGCGCGTGTACTCATTGTAGGTCTTGCGCCTGCTGCACACGGCGCAAATCGCACCGGAAGAATGTTCACGGGCGACAGGAGCGGAGAATGGCTCTATGGCACACTCCACAAATTCGGATATGCGAACCAGCCGACATCGTCATCCAAAGATGACGGCCTGAGATTAAAAAATTGTTACATAACCGCCGTGGTACGCTGTGCGCCTCCTGACAATAAGCCGTCAAAAGTTGAACTTCAAAACTGCCGGCCATATTTATTGAACGAGCTAACCATCTTCAAGAACCTACGAGTGGTTGTCGCGCTTGGTAAGATCGCATTTGACATGACGGTCAACTCACTTGAAGAACTCGGCGTAAAAAGTTTCGAACGGCGCCCTAAGTTCGGCCATGGCGCGCAGTTTCGAATCGACGAAAAGATGACACTCATCGCCTCTTATCATCCGAGTCAGCAAAATACATTCACTGGCAAGCTTACCCGCAAAATGTTCGAGGATATTTTTCGAACAGTCACGAAACTCCTCGACACGTAG
- the ychF gene encoding redox-regulated ATPase YchF, translated as MGFNCGIIGLPNVGKSTIFNALTAAGIAAENYPFCTIEPNVGIVPVPDERLDKLAALYKTQKIIPTTIEFVDIAGLVKGASKGEGLGNQFLGHIREVDAVAHVVRCFDDSNVVHVDGSVDPKRDIEVVETELILKDLDTLQRKLKETEGRARSGDKKIKEEYDVYVQLSEHLNSGRLAKYLSYADNSHREYVRSLHLLTDKPVMYIANVDESNVKTGNKYVDAVREIASREGARVVMVSGKIEAELSQLSNDEKSAFLSDLGLKESGLQRVIGEGYALLNLVTFFTAGPKEVHAWTVEANTPAPGASGKIHTDFEKGFIRMEVIKYDDLIRLGSEQGVKDAGLLHVEGRDYTVKDGDIVVVRFSV; from the coding sequence ATGGGATTTAACTGCGGGATAATAGGATTACCAAATGTCGGAAAGTCGACCATCTTCAACGCGCTCACGGCAGCCGGCATAGCGGCCGAGAACTATCCGTTCTGCACAATCGAGCCTAATGTCGGAATAGTTCCTGTTCCTGACGAGCGGCTTGATAAACTCGCGGCGCTCTACAAAACACAGAAGATCATTCCCACAACAATCGAGTTCGTAGACATCGCGGGGCTGGTGAAAGGTGCGAGTAAAGGAGAAGGACTCGGGAACCAGTTCCTTGGACATATCAGAGAAGTCGACGCCGTGGCGCATGTGGTCCGTTGCTTTGATGACTCGAACGTCGTACATGTCGACGGATCGGTCGACCCGAAGCGAGACATTGAGGTCGTCGAGACGGAACTCATTCTGAAAGACCTCGACACGCTCCAACGAAAGTTGAAAGAGACGGAAGGAAGGGCCCGCTCGGGCGACAAGAAAATAAAAGAAGAATACGATGTCTATGTCCAGCTTTCGGAGCATTTGAATTCCGGGCGATTGGCGAAATATCTCTCATACGCCGACAACTCCCATCGTGAATATGTTCGATCTCTGCACCTGCTGACGGACAAGCCAGTCATGTACATCGCGAACGTGGATGAGTCGAATGTGAAAACCGGAAATAAGTATGTCGATGCTGTAAGAGAGATCGCCTCACGCGAGGGGGCCCGAGTAGTTATGGTTTCAGGCAAGATCGAAGCGGAACTCTCCCAATTATCAAATGATGAAAAGTCGGCTTTTCTTTCGGATCTCGGTTTGAAAGAATCCGGACTCCAGAGAGTAATTGGCGAGGGCTACGCGCTTCTCAACCTGGTCACATTCTTCACGGCGGGTCCGAAGGAGGTACACGCGTGGACAGTTGAGGCGAACACTCCCGCGCCGGGTGCATCCGGAAAGATTCACACCGATTTTGAAAAGGGTTTCATCAGGATGGAAGTAATTAAGTACGACGACCTGATCCGGCTCGGCTCCGAGCAGGGTGTCAAAGACGCCGGACTCCTGCATGTAGAAGGGAGAGATTACACCGTGAAGGACGGGGACATTGTGGTGGTAAGGTTCAGCGTGTAA
- a CDS encoding MFS transporter: MKRAPVYLVLLTVFIDLLGFGIVIPLLPFYAQHYGATPTVIGLLSSSYSLMQFVFVPFWGRLSDRVGRRPIILMSVFGSFISYLIFGFADSLFLLFFSRMLAGLMGANIATAQAYIGDTTTLEERAKYMGLIGAAFGVGFMLGPFVGGVMSRISFGAPGFLASGLALINFVLAYFMLPESVKDRSKSVRRPGLLNFSTVAEAFRQPGIGKLVLVFFFYTVAFSNLYVAFPLFTGSVFKYGAAENGYLFAYIGLVAIIVQGGAIGRLARKFGEKSLMATGLVLLLAGLVLVPGATTLVHLVLLITFLAVGSALVTPSLTSLISKSAGHGEQGTVLGVSQSFSSLARVIGPFWGGFILGTAGISWPFYTGSIMLLAALLLVWKLPAFVPTHSGDSRKIG; this comes from the coding sequence TTGAAGCGCGCACCTGTTTATCTCGTCCTCCTCACAGTCTTCATCGACCTGCTCGGCTTCGGAATCGTCATCCCGCTCCTGCCGTTCTATGCACAGCACTACGGCGCGACACCGACGGTCATAGGTCTTCTGAGTTCGTCATATTCACTCATGCAGTTTGTGTTTGTACCATTCTGGGGAAGACTGTCGGACAGAGTTGGAAGGCGCCCGATTATTCTTATGAGCGTGTTCGGCTCGTTCATTTCATATTTGATTTTCGGGTTTGCCGATTCACTTTTCCTCCTTTTTTTCTCACGAATGCTCGCGGGACTGATGGGAGCTAACATCGCAACCGCGCAGGCATACATCGGGGACACGACCACATTGGAAGAGCGCGCGAAGTACATGGGATTGATTGGAGCCGCGTTCGGTGTCGGGTTCATGCTCGGTCCGTTCGTGGGCGGAGTCATGAGCAGGATCAGTTTCGGTGCGCCGGGATTTCTCGCGTCGGGACTAGCGCTTATCAACTTTGTCCTCGCATACTTCATGCTGCCCGAGTCTGTGAAAGACCGGTCGAAATCCGTTCGCAGGCCCGGACTCCTCAACTTCTCTACGGTCGCGGAAGCTTTTCGTCAACCCGGAATTGGAAAACTCGTCCTCGTGTTTTTCTTTTACACAGTGGCGTTTTCAAACCTTTATGTCGCGTTTCCTCTTTTCACCGGATCTGTATTCAAGTACGGAGCTGCTGAAAACGGTTATCTCTTTGCTTACATAGGGCTTGTGGCAATCATCGTCCAGGGCGGCGCAATCGGAAGACTTGCCAGAAAGTTCGGCGAAAAGAGTTTGATGGCGACCGGACTCGTCCTTCTTCTGGCCGGACTCGTGCTTGTACCGGGCGCCACGACCCTAGTTCATTTAGTTCTCCTGATTACTTTCCTGGCCGTCGGGAGCGCACTCGTCACTCCATCTCTTACCAGTTTGATCTCGAAATCCGCGGGTCATGGAGAACAGGGTACAGTCCTCGGCGTGTCGCAATCATTCTCGAGTCTTGCAAGAGTGATCGGTCCTTTCTGGGGCGGGTTCATTCTGGGGACCGCTGGAATCTCATGGCCGTTTTACACCGGGAGCATCATGCTGCTCGCGGCGCTACTCCTCGTCTGGAAGTTGCCGGCTTTTGTTCCGACGCACAGCGGAGATTCGAGGAAAATCGGGTAG
- a CDS encoding isocitrate/isopropylmalate family dehydrogenase, producing MSHTITLIPGDGIGPEISAAATRVIEATGVKINWEMQEAGFNAIEKYKDPLPQSVIDSIARNKVALKGPLTTPVGTGFRSVNVALRKEFDLYSNLRPAKSYEGIKSRYENLDLIIVRENTEEFYSGIEHYVDSKKSAAETIGIVTRTGSERILRFAFEYSVKKKRKKITIVHKANILKYTGGLFLDIGRNMAKEYPQIEVNDRIVDNMAMQMVMNPYQFDVIVTTNLFGDILSDLASGLVGGLGVAPGANIGYETSIFEAVHGSAPDIAGKNIANPCALILASAMMLEHIGETDAARRIGESVAAVIKEGQNVTRDLNPERFVSTDEMADAIIKKLG from the coding sequence ATGTCTCATACCATAACCCTCATTCCGGGAGACGGAATCGGGCCGGAAATTTCGGCGGCCGCGACTCGTGTCATCGAGGCGACAGGCGTAAAGATAAATTGGGAAATGCAGGAAGCCGGGTTCAATGCGATTGAAAAATATAAAGATCCCCTCCCGCAGTCGGTGATCGATTCGATAGCTAGGAACAAAGTTGCGCTCAAGGGCCCGCTGACGACTCCTGTCGGTACGGGATTTAGAAGCGTAAACGTTGCGCTGCGGAAAGAATTCGATCTGTATTCCAACCTTCGACCCGCCAAGTCTTACGAGGGAATCAAATCGAGGTATGAAAATCTTGATCTCATTATAGTGCGGGAAAATACAGAGGAATTTTATAGTGGAATAGAACATTACGTCGATTCAAAAAAAAGCGCAGCTGAAACCATCGGTATCGTGACCAGGACAGGTTCAGAAAGGATCCTGAGGTTTGCGTTCGAATATTCAGTCAAGAAGAAGCGGAAGAAAATCACGATCGTTCATAAAGCCAATATTCTTAAATACACCGGCGGATTGTTCCTCGACATCGGAAGAAATATGGCAAAAGAGTATCCGCAAATAGAGGTCAACGACAGGATCGTAGACAACATGGCGATGCAAATGGTGATGAATCCTTATCAGTTTGACGTGATCGTGACTACCAACCTGTTCGGTGATATTCTGTCCGACCTCGCATCCGGGTTGGTCGGGGGACTTGGAGTCGCTCCGGGCGCCAACATCGGGTACGAGACTTCAATTTTCGAGGCAGTACACGGAAGCGCGCCGGATATTGCTGGAAAGAATATCGCCAATCCTTGTGCGCTCATACTCGCATCGGCAATGATGCTCGAACATATCGGGGAGACGGACGCTGCGAGGCGGATCGGAGAAAGCGTCGCTGCTGTCATCAAAGAGGGACAGAACGTCACCAGAGATCTCAACCCGGAGAGATTTGTCTCGACCGACGAAATGGCAGACGCGATCATTAAGAAACTTGGCTGA
- a CDS encoding DUF4921 family protein produces MDYQNFYQIMPDGTTKQVNPFTGTEVWAVPGRSSKPSSTQTYHPQKIEPKEKEDYCSFCESRFFETPPEKARLVKQGNNYVKWEYLPADKYFESTPEFRRVPNLFEIVTLDYWKKNYGYKLSQRQLEWRESYLGNPVGLRHIIDIVNFKMNRLGRSFEEIEKAPLEEKLHLADSFFGGGHDMIIAHRHFVPDATYDNQLYSSGDMTPGEHYQYLKFTIESAVDVFENNRYARYISIFQNWLSPAGASVDHLHKQLVALDEWGASIGEQTKMVRQDPNIFNEYGPNFAGHRNLVFAENEYAIALVGIGHRFPTMEVYSKSHASRPQEHSEEEIRGMSNLVHAVHAATGSQISCNEEWYYTPIDSVYKMPWRVLLKWRINVPAGFEGGTSIHINPLTPVELRDRIVPSLYKLRDEKTIEFLRIAEECKLQPNPLKYYLR; encoded by the coding sequence TTGGACTATCAGAATTTTTATCAGATAATGCCTGACGGCACGACGAAGCAGGTGAATCCGTTCACGGGGACCGAAGTGTGGGCGGTCCCCGGTCGAAGCAGCAAGCCTTCGTCCACACAGACATACCATCCGCAGAAGATTGAACCGAAAGAGAAAGAAGATTACTGCAGTTTCTGCGAGTCGAGATTTTTCGAGACACCGCCCGAAAAAGCGCGTCTCGTCAAGCAGGGAAATAACTATGTGAAGTGGGAATATCTCCCGGCCGACAAGTATTTCGAGTCCACTCCGGAATTCAGGCGTGTCCCTAACCTGTTCGAGATCGTGACTCTGGACTACTGGAAGAAGAACTACGGTTACAAATTGTCTCAGCGCCAGCTCGAATGGCGTGAAAGTTATCTCGGCAACCCGGTAGGTCTTCGTCACATTATCGACATCGTGAACTTCAAGATGAATCGGCTGGGGAGGTCGTTCGAGGAAATTGAAAAGGCGCCGCTGGAAGAGAAGCTCCATCTCGCCGATTCCTTCTTCGGTGGGGGTCATGATATGATCATCGCTCACAGGCATTTTGTTCCCGACGCGACTTACGACAACCAGCTTTATTCTTCCGGCGACATGACCCCGGGTGAGCATTACCAATATCTGAAATTTACGATCGAGTCGGCGGTAGATGTATTTGAGAATAACAGATATGCGAGATACATCAGCATCTTCCAGAACTGGCTCAGTCCGGCGGGCGCTTCCGTGGATCACCTTCACAAGCAGCTTGTTGCGCTAGACGAGTGGGGAGCATCGATCGGCGAGCAGACCAAGATGGTGAGACAGGATCCGAACATTTTCAACGAGTACGGCCCGAACTTCGCGGGTCACAGGAATCTGGTGTTCGCTGAAAACGAGTATGCAATCGCACTCGTCGGGATCGGGCACAGATTCCCGACGATGGAAGTTTATTCCAAATCGCACGCCTCCAGGCCTCAGGAACACAGCGAAGAGGAGATCCGCGGGATGAGCAATCTAGTGCATGCGGTTCACGCGGCGACCGGATCGCAGATATCATGCAACGAGGAGTGGTACTACACGCCGATAGATTCTGTATACAAAATGCCGTGGAGGGTTCTCCTGAAATGGCGGATAAACGTACCGGCCGGGTTTGAAGGTGGGACAAGCATACACATCAACCCGCTGACACCGGTCGAGCTGCGGGACAGAATTGTACCGAGTCTGTACAAACTCCGGGACGAGAAGACAATTGAATTCCTTCGCATTGCCGAAGAGTGCAAGCTTCAACCGAATCCCCTGAAATATTACTTGAGATAA
- the rpsT gene encoding 30S ribosomal protein S20 — protein MAQHKSAEKRARRSTSRRKFNKEVKSELKTLVKKVRSENDKTKAGAALNAAVSSLDKLAAKGLIHKNKAANQKSKLTKLVNKLSTPPA, from the coding sequence ATGGCACAACACAAGTCGGCTGAAAAAAGAGCGCGCCGAAGCACAAGTCGCAGAAAATTCAATAAAGAAGTGAAATCCGAATTGAAGACCCTGGTCAAGAAAGTCCGTTCCGAAAACGACAAGACAAAAGCAGGCGCGGCGCTGAACGCGGCGGTCTCCTCACTGGATAAACTTGCTGCCAAGGGACTTATACATAAGAATAAAGCGGCGAACCAGAAATCCAAACTGACGAAGTTGGTGAACAAGCTCAGCACGCCGCCTGCATAA
- a CDS encoding DinB family protein yields the protein MDKKDILELFDYCDWARARLLESLKPMTQEDFEKDMHSSHGGVRGTLYHIVNAEKIWLRRLKGETHATLDESALKTLADFQTEWEYLDGQLRSYINGISEADLHGVYEYKTAKGDLLSQPRIWSFLQLVNHFSYHRGQIVTFQRQLGYKPVNTDMIGYFRETQN from the coding sequence ATGGATAAGAAAGACATTCTTGAACTATTCGACTATTGCGACTGGGCGAGAGCGAGGCTTCTTGAATCGCTGAAGCCAATGACCCAGGAAGATTTCGAAAAAGATATGCATTCCAGTCACGGTGGGGTTCGCGGAACCCTTTATCATATTGTGAATGCAGAAAAGATCTGGTTGAGAAGGTTAAAAGGCGAAACCCACGCCACTCTGGACGAATCAGCATTGAAGACGCTTGCGGATTTCCAAACCGAATGGGAATACCTCGACGGTCAACTTCGCTCATACATAAACGGAATCTCCGAGGCAGATCTCCACGGGGTTTACGAGTACAAGACTGCAAAAGGAGATTTGCTCTCACAACCCCGCATCTGGTCATTTCTCCAACTTGTGAATCACTTTTCTTACCACAGGGGTCAGATTGTCACATTCCAAAGACAACTTGGATACAAACCGGTGAACACGGATATGATTGGGTACTTCAGAGAAACCCAGAACTGA
- a CDS encoding LamG domain-containing protein: MRLTMLIVVGFILVSSESCNKANVVTPQTGQSKSTLAITLSMKDAPADVASIVGILTREGFDTVQSEFVISGDSATCEFASVPVGSWDLTVNALDINGAVKYSGRTSVQVFGGQTTSVYLVLNSTTGSISVVVTWGTSSTSGNRSLSFDGSTGYVEIPDSPSLINIDTAYTLEAWVKPEDTRFYNYLIAKGVSDLQYTMELLGSSLNPAFTIDGVTIDFSGASDYWSRLVLSQTLSTDQWTHLAITYRSEAGISIYINGNLVHHCYAAGSLTHVAGPLRFGVLLNETYQLFYKGELDEVRVWNTARTSEQIADNMRKELTGDETNLVGFWDFNDSSGSTTVADKSPYHNSGVLHGGVTFSPDAPF, from the coding sequence ATGCGATTGACTATGTTGATAGTCGTGGGTTTCATTCTGGTGAGCAGTGAGTCGTGTAACAAGGCCAATGTTGTGACGCCGCAAACGGGCCAGTCAAAATCAACGCTTGCGATTACTCTTTCTATGAAGGATGCACCTGCCGATGTTGCATCTATCGTAGGAATTCTTACTCGAGAAGGATTCGACACAGTCCAAAGTGAATTTGTCATTTCAGGTGACAGTGCCACATGTGAGTTCGCAAGTGTTCCTGTGGGATCGTGGGACTTGACTGTGAACGCTCTTGACATCAACGGTGCAGTCAAGTACAGTGGTCGGACGAGTGTTCAGGTATTTGGCGGTCAGACAACATCAGTTTATCTGGTCTTAAACTCGACCACTGGCTCTATAAGTGTCGTAGTTACATGGGGAACCTCTTCGACGAGTGGCAATCGGTCGCTCTCATTCGACGGGTCAACCGGTTACGTTGAGATTCCAGATTCTCCTTCCCTGATAAATATTGACACGGCATATACGCTTGAGGCGTGGGTGAAGCCGGAAGATACTCGCTTCTACAATTATCTCATTGCAAAGGGTGTTAGCGATCTTCAGTACACTATGGAGTTGCTCGGTTCGTCGCTAAATCCAGCGTTCACTATTGATGGCGTCACAATCGATTTTTCTGGAGCCTCGGACTATTGGTCAAGGCTGGTTCTTTCTCAAACTCTTTCGACAGATCAGTGGACTCATTTGGCAATCACGTATCGGAGCGAAGCCGGCATAAGTATTTATATCAACGGCAACCTGGTTCACCACTGCTATGCAGCAGGGTCTCTCACCCATGTCGCAGGTCCGCTCAGGTTCGGAGTATTACTAAACGAGACTTATCAGCTTTTCTACAAGGGTGAACTTGACGAAGTCAGAGTATGGAATACCGCTCGGACTTCGGAGCAAATTGCGGACAATATGAGAAAAGAGCTTACGGGTGATGAGACAAACCTCGTGGGATTCTGGGACTTCAACGATTCATCAGGTTCTACTACAGTCGCTGACAAGTCGCCATATCATAACTCGGGCGTCCTCCACGGAGGGGTGACGTTCTCTCCGGACGCGCCGTTCTAA
- a CDS encoding GIY-YIG nuclease family protein, translating into MAFTRSRVRSPSAPQIPTRDPSDLPFYVYILESHVDGSLYTGQTSHLCDRLTSHNKGWVQSTKAKRPYPLVYFEVFTTRSQAMWREWELKKKWNTDRKKRLIRTFDKSKITCLIGSSTNSSNP; encoded by the coding sequence ATGGCATTCACGAGGTCGAGGGTTCGATCCCCTTCAGCTCCACAAATCCCAACTAGAGATCCCTCAGACTTGCCCTTCTATGTTTATATACTCGAAAGCCACGTTGACGGCTCTCTCTATACCGGTCAGACAAGTCACCTGTGTGACCGCCTGACTTCTCACAACAAGGGGTGGGTTCAGTCCACGAAGGCAAAACGTCCCTACCCTCTTGTATACTTCGAAGTGTTCACGACGCGCTCCCAGGCGATGTGGCGGGAGTGGGAGCTGAAGAAGAAGTGGAACACTGATCGGAAAAAGAGACTTATCCGAACTTTCGACAAGTCGAAAATCACCTGTCTTATTGGCTCCTCAACGAATTCCTCAAATCCCTGA